One window of Leptospiraceae bacterium genomic DNA carries:
- a CDS encoding PEGA domain-containing protein, translating into MKAISILKFAILFFILNECSTVTSLKGVSSRMEKPELAAEAVALPEAPLVFDEKDYKSRKVSKKKPFFTFAPILFPAGFNNELIAVFHQENRLFWQNTESKEVKIPIDAWKSQENLKKEFIAQDIDAFINSELAFDGETLKVKQTFIDPVNQKEYGSIDFEIAVIFPGQPESKAKLELYKSENKFKVLEEAKVPILKFIKRPDRNLQIALLRSTVSAHLNVSSSSSDTIFFLDGKEVGKMPIRRMMVPDGPHQISYKKTGLPAVTKKILTRAGEEVNLIQEWEDDLSVGSLKIFSFPKGLKVSMNKEVKGETPFFLYGINPGKYKMEFLKFQEIKKMNIPLREFDVEVEPKNTASLFFPMELYDSFSSAAVDFWQPVFGGVNVNYAGNLTFENRSGLVIEKPKGIVSQPILPDTMEISSAFFLPSEMGSGNVSFSLMTKNSIFTLEAEKEKVFLYKFPSSGNSLAAYSYDPQIKEQYRAFKFVTDIEKGSVQIYLNDTKVFEDSIDFQDTWKISVLLRGNASPKVNALRYLWIQYPKYIQLSK; encoded by the coding sequence TTGAAAGCTATTTCCATTTTAAAATTTGCAATTCTGTTTTTTATTCTAAACGAATGCTCAACAGTTACTAGCTTAAAAGGAGTTTCCTCTCGAATGGAAAAGCCTGAGTTAGCCGCAGAGGCAGTTGCCTTGCCTGAGGCTCCGCTTGTATTTGATGAAAAAGATTACAAGTCAAGAAAAGTTTCAAAGAAGAAACCATTCTTTACATTTGCTCCCATTCTTTTTCCGGCTGGATTTAATAATGAACTAATCGCTGTCTTCCACCAAGAAAATCGTTTATTCTGGCAGAATACAGAGTCGAAGGAAGTAAAAATTCCTATCGATGCATGGAAGAGTCAGGAGAATCTAAAAAAAGAATTCATCGCCCAGGACATTGATGCATTCATTAATAGTGAGCTTGCATTCGATGGAGAAACTCTGAAAGTAAAACAAACCTTCATTGATCCCGTAAACCAAAAAGAATATGGTTCGATTGATTTCGAAATAGCAGTTATTTTTCCTGGACAACCTGAATCCAAAGCAAAACTAGAACTATATAAGTCCGAAAATAAATTCAAAGTCTTAGAAGAAGCTAAGGTTCCTATTTTAAAATTTATCAAACGTCCCGACCGAAATTTACAAATCGCACTTCTTCGTTCTACTGTATCCGCACATCTAAATGTTTCTTCTTCTTCGAGTGATACGATATTTTTTCTAGATGGAAAAGAAGTCGGGAAAATGCCTATTAGGCGCATGATGGTTCCTGATGGACCACATCAAATTTCTTATAAGAAAACAGGTTTACCTGCTGTAACTAAAAAAATTCTTACCCGTGCAGGAGAAGAAGTTAATTTAATTCAGGAATGGGAAGATGATTTAAGTGTAGGTTCCCTGAAAATATTTAGCTTTCCGAAAGGACTTAAAGTTTCTATGAACAAAGAGGTGAAAGGGGAAACTCCATTTTTCCTCTATGGAATTAATCCTGGAAAATATAAAATGGAATTCTTAAAGTTTCAAGAAATAAAAAAAATGAATATTCCATTGCGTGAATTCGATGTGGAAGTAGAGCCTAAGAATACTGCATCTCTTTTCTTTCCGATGGAGTTGTATGATTCGTTTTCTTCGGCAGCAGTAGATTTCTGGCAACCAGTATTTGGTGGAGTTAATGTTAATTATGCGGGAAATCTTACCTTTGAAAATCGCAGTGGTCTAGTGATTGAAAAACCAAAAGGAATTGTCAGTCAGCCGATTCTCCCCGATACAATGGAGATTAGCTCTGCCTTCTTTCTTCCTTCTGAGATGGGTTCCGGAAATGTTTCCTTTTCTCTTATGACAAAGAATTCTATCTTTACGCTCGAAGCAGAGAAAGAAAAAGTTTTTTTGTATAAGTTTCCTTCCAGCGGAAATTCTCTAGCGGCATATTCCTATGATCCACAGATTAAAGAGCAATACCGTGCTTTTAAATTTGTCACTGATATTGAAAAGGGTAGTGTTCAAATCTATCTAAATGACACGAAAGTATTTGAGGACTCTATTGATTTTCAG
- a CDS encoding lipase produces the protein MILRNSIIFFLISLFVSCSSFPFVGKQRNDYFNYYESNFQCHSDAGWRDSNLYSRYQELAWNPLRKKYNEDNARVKNASIVIAGNSLIQLFEDRLIQKEFPGLNAVGRGIAGDMTESLRARLSDNVFTLNPKTIIIEIGGNDLIFGKCLSVTENNIRGIIEDIQAYDKKAKIIFLSIPPTKNATLNAVVPVLNATIQSLSKEYNFTYLDLWKQMRHPDLPMIKDEYVRYAEFGKMDKIHFNEKGYEVIGQLVRPLIK, from the coding sequence ATGATATTAAGAAATAGTATAATCTTTTTTCTTATTAGCTTATTTGTCAGTTGTTCTAGTTTCCCCTTCGTGGGGAAACAACGAAACGATTACTTCAATTATTACGAGTCAAATTTTCAGTGCCATTCAGATGCAGGTTGGAGAGATTCTAATCTGTATTCTCGCTACCAAGAACTAGCTTGGAATCCACTTCGAAAAAAATACAACGAGGACAATGCAAGAGTCAAGAATGCAAGTATAGTCATTGCAGGCAATAGCCTCATTCAACTATTTGAAGACAGACTTATACAAAAAGAATTTCCGGGTTTGAATGCAGTTGGGCGCGGCATTGCGGGTGATATGACCGAAAGTTTGAGAGCTAGGTTATCGGATAACGTATTTACCCTTAATCCCAAGACCATCATCATCGAAATTGGTGGAAATGATCTTATCTTTGGAAAATGTTTATCAGTTACTGAGAATAATATTCGTGGAATCATCGAAGACATTCAAGCCTATGATAAGAAAGCAAAAATCATTTTTCTTTCTATTCCACCTACAAAAAATGCTACTCTGAATGCAGTTGTTCCCGTTCTAAATGCGACCATTCAAAGTCTTTCTAAAGAGTATAATTTTACCTATTTGGATTTATGGAAGCAAATGAGACATCCCGATTTGCCTATGATTAAAGACGAATATGTTCGTTATGCGGAATTTGGAAAAATGGATAAAATTCATTTCAATGAGAAGGGTTATGAGGTCATCGGTCAGCTTGTCAGACCTCTTATTAAATAA
- a CDS encoding MFS transporter: MSKPSLPLGKQVAYAIGQLGWSLLINIIGTWLVYFYLPPKDAGIPILIVDTAILVIFNVIGIISSVGRLWDAITDPIIANKSDQLNTKWGRRIPFLATGAFPAAVFCALVFMPPDSGTSTLNLVWLVGALFLFYLFLTMYVTPYFALIPELGHTPEERLNISTYISVTYFLGIAIASFAPGVWGRLLAEPSLGLTKVQAIQWTLGLFCGFATFCMYFPVFAIDEKKYCESEPSNVPFKEALILTFKNKSFLYFALSDFAYFLSVTILQTGLIYYVTVLLSQEEKMQGELMTILGIFSFVLYPVVNIAARKIGKKPVVLFGFAVFLSLFIFIYFLGEGVPLPKLFQAYIIVIVAAIPMAILGILPNAILADIAELDAIKTGSRREGLFYAGRTLMQKFGQTIAILLFTSLLLLGRDSSNPAGIRLTGPVAAFFCFLAIVLFMKYKEKETLEEIERSKVK, translated from the coding sequence ATGAGTAAACCTTCTTTACCGCTCGGAAAACAGGTAGCCTATGCAATCGGACAATTAGGCTGGTCTTTATTGATTAATATCATTGGAACGTGGTTAGTATACTTTTATCTGCCACCTAAAGATGCAGGGATTCCTATTCTAATAGTTGATACTGCTATCTTAGTAATATTCAATGTGATTGGGATTATATCTTCGGTTGGTAGGCTATGGGACGCAATCACTGATCCGATTATTGCTAATAAGAGTGACCAATTAAATACGAAGTGGGGAAGAAGAATTCCTTTCTTAGCCACAGGTGCTTTTCCTGCTGCCGTATTCTGTGCATTAGTTTTTATGCCGCCTGATTCCGGAACCTCGACTCTAAATTTAGTCTGGCTTGTGGGAGCACTCTTTCTATTTTACTTATTTCTTACCATGTATGTTACTCCTTACTTTGCGCTCATTCCTGAACTTGGACATACACCTGAAGAACGATTAAATATTTCTACTTATATTTCAGTTACTTATTTTCTTGGAATTGCTATTGCTAGTTTTGCTCCCGGTGTTTGGGGAAGATTACTCGCAGAACCAAGCTTGGGTTTAACTAAAGTGCAAGCCATTCAATGGACATTAGGACTTTTTTGTGGCTTTGCTACCTTCTGTATGTATTTTCCTGTTTTTGCAATTGATGAGAAAAAATACTGTGAGTCAGAGCCATCCAATGTTCCTTTTAAAGAAGCTCTTATTTTAACATTTAAAAACAAAAGCTTTTTATACTTTGCTCTTTCTGATTTTGCTTACTTTTTAAGTGTAACTATTTTACAGACTGGTCTTATTTACTATGTTACAGTATTGCTTTCACAAGAAGAAAAAATGCAAGGCGAGCTTATGACAATACTTGGGATCTTTTCCTTTGTATTGTATCCTGTCGTAAATATTGCAGCGAGAAAGATTGGGAAAAAACCAGTTGTCCTTTTTGGATTTGCAGTATTCCTTTCTCTGTTTATTTTTATATACTTTTTGGGCGAAGGAGTTCCTTTACCAAAACTCTTTCAAGCATACATTATCGTAATTGTTGCAGCGATTCCGATGGCGATACTGGGTATCTTGCCAAATGCTATTTTGGCTGATATTGCCGAGTTGGATGCGATTAAGACTGGTTCAAGAAGAGAAGGTCTATTCTATGCAGGCAGAACGCTTATGCAAAAGTTTGGACAGACGATTGCAATTTTACTTTTTACTAGTTTATTACTTTTAGGTCGTGATTCTTCTAATCCAGCTGGAATTAGACTCACCGGACCTGTCGCTGCTTTTTTCTGTTTCTTAGCTATAGTTCTTTTTATGAAATATAAAGAAAAAGAAACACTAGAAGAGATTGAAAGGTCAAAGGTAAAATAA
- a CDS encoding MFS transporter, with product MLPIKIKEWQLLLLLACIQFSNILDFVIMMPLSPRLMDVFKISPAEFGFIVSSYAFSAGFAGILGAFFIDRFDRRIALNTCYAGLTLATLLCGVVHTYPLLVMARILAGAFGGLTGAIIFAIVGDLIPYERRGKATGVVMSAFSLASVIGVPVGLYLAEKFNWNAPFFGLFGFSAIVLVFAHFFTPSVKGHLSTLAKHPIKTLEILFFNKNHLIAFSLITMMMFGGFSVIPFIAPYLVANIGLTNAELGYVYILGGGFTVFTARIIGILADKFGKPLLFAIIALLSLLPILAVTNLPKMSLFVTLTATTCFFVFVSGRFTPAMAMITASVHPVNRGSFMSMVSSIQQIASGLAASLSGIIIQQTANGQLAEFPKVGLVATGATLIAIYLSTRIKTVSHN from the coding sequence ATGCTACCAATCAAAATCAAAGAGTGGCAGCTTCTTTTATTATTAGCCTGTATTCAGTTTTCCAATATTCTAGACTTTGTAATCATGATGCCTTTAAGTCCTAGGCTCATGGATGTATTTAAGATTAGCCCCGCCGAATTTGGATTCATTGTTTCCTCTTACGCCTTTAGCGCAGGGTTTGCTGGAATTCTGGGAGCTTTCTTTATTGATAGATTTGATCGTAGAATCGCGCTTAATACCTGTTATGCGGGACTTACATTAGCGACACTTCTCTGCGGGGTAGTTCATACGTATCCGCTTTTGGTGATGGCTCGCATTCTAGCTGGCGCATTCGGAGGATTAACCGGAGCTATCATATTTGCAATCGTTGGAGATTTAATTCCTTATGAAAGAAGAGGTAAAGCAACCGGAGTAGTAATGTCAGCATTCTCTCTTGCGTCCGTGATTGGTGTTCCAGTAGGATTATATCTCGCCGAAAAATTTAATTGGAATGCTCCTTTCTTCGGCTTATTCGGATTTAGCGCGATTGTGCTTGTATTCGCTCATTTTTTTACTCCTTCTGTAAAAGGACATCTTTCTACTTTAGCTAAGCATCCTATCAAGACTTTAGAAATTTTATTTTTTAATAAGAATCATTTAATCGCATTTAGTCTTATCACGATGATGATGTTCGGTGGTTTTTCTGTGATTCCCTTTATTGCTCCTTACTTAGTTGCTAATATTGGTCTGACGAATGCAGAGCTTGGTTATGTTTATATATTGGGTGGCGGCTTTACCGTATTTACCGCGCGTATCATAGGAATTCTTGCGGATAAATTTGGTAAACCGCTTCTCTTTGCAATCATAGCCCTTCTTTCCTTACTGCCAATTCTTGCTGTTACGAATTTACCAAAGATGTCTCTTTTCGTAACACTCACTGCAACAACGTGTTTTTTTGTATTTGTATCCGGTCGATTTACACCCGCAATGGCAATGATTACTGCGAGTGTTCACCCTGTTAATCGAGGAAGTTTTATGAGTATGGTTTCATCGATTCAACAGATTGCCTCTGGACTTGCAGCTAGTCTTTCGGGAATTATCATTCAGCAAACTGCCAATGGTCAACTAGCTGAATTTCCCAAAGTAGGACTAGTTGCCACTGGAGCAACACTCATTGCGATATATTTATCTACGAGGATAAAGACTGTTAGCCATAATTAG
- a CDS encoding exodeoxyribonuclease VII small subunit: MAAKEKEVSFEEALQELEQIAEKLERGQLTLEDSIKAYERGMDLKKICNERLKEAEGKIEFLAKAPDGKIVKESAVRDHKEKEKKTKEEILF; encoded by the coding sequence ATGGCGGCAAAAGAAAAAGAAGTTTCCTTTGAAGAGGCATTGCAAGAACTAGAGCAAATAGCCGAAAAATTAGAGCGGGGTCAATTGACTTTAGAAGATTCCATCAAGGCTTATGAAAGAGGAATGGATCTAAAAAAGATTTGCAACGAACGACTCAAAGAAGCAGAAGGTAAGATTGAATTCTTAGCGAAAGCACCCGACGGAAAGATTGTGAAAGAAAGCGCTGTGCGCGATCACAAAGAGAAAGAAAAGAAAACCAAAGAAGAGATTCTTTTTTAA
- a CDS encoding exodeoxyribonuclease VII large subunit yields the protein MPEIRPLSVSEVNRSIKSILLERRELKDIWIKGEISNYSPSGAGHIYFSLKDPTSVIRCTFFSFQNKNYKGKKLQDGMEVQVFGSINLYEPGGYYSVNVARVEELGKGDILYRIEKLKAELNAKGIFNVERKRPIPRFPKTLGIATSPNGAAVEDIIRIAKERYPNINILIAPCQVQGETAPSSIVSAIEELNNPKWEVDVIIAGRGGGSFEDLMPFNEEAVVMAYYNSRVPIISAVGHQIDSLLCDHAADAYVPTPTAGAELAVPEIEELENYLSDIENRFNQSLKYKLDIARDRLHLISNKHIFLEPRMLLTDRIQRVDEILNRIFLLGKNNISTKKNLLQRFENITIHAKSVLNAKDKQFQLALGRVDSFSPLETLTRGYSVARNKKKEVIISPTQVKVGEELELILKDQKTIKVEVKEK from the coding sequence ATGCCAGAAATTCGTCCTCTCTCGGTGAGTGAAGTCAATCGATCTATTAAGTCGATTCTACTTGAGCGTAGAGAATTAAAAGATATTTGGATAAAAGGAGAAATCTCCAACTATAGCCCATCCGGTGCAGGTCATATTTATTTTTCTCTCAAGGATCCAACTAGTGTTATCCGCTGCACATTCTTTTCTTTTCAAAACAAAAACTACAAAGGAAAGAAGCTTCAAGACGGAATGGAAGTCCAAGTATTTGGAAGTATTAATCTCTACGAGCCCGGCGGATACTATAGTGTAAACGTAGCAAGAGTTGAAGAGCTTGGCAAAGGGGATATACTCTACCGAATTGAAAAACTAAAAGCAGAACTAAATGCGAAAGGCATTTTTAATGTTGAGCGCAAAAGACCGATTCCCCGCTTCCCTAAGACTTTAGGAATTGCAACTTCTCCGAATGGAGCTGCAGTAGAAGACATCATTCGAATAGCTAAGGAGCGTTATCCAAATATCAATATACTGATTGCTCCCTGTCAAGTCCAAGGAGAAACTGCTCCTTCATCGATAGTAAGTGCAATTGAAGAATTGAATAACCCTAAATGGGAAGTAGATGTTATCATCGCAGGACGGGGCGGTGGGAGTTTTGAAGATTTGATGCCATTTAATGAAGAAGCAGTTGTGATGGCATATTATAATTCTCGCGTTCCAATCATTTCTGCTGTAGGTCATCAAATAGATTCTCTTCTTTGCGATCATGCGGCTGATGCCTATGTGCCTACACCAACTGCGGGAGCAGAGCTTGCTGTTCCTGAGATAGAAGAGCTAGAAAACTATTTGAGTGATATTGAAAATAGATTTAATCAGTCTCTCAAATATAAACTGGATATTGCTAGAGACAGACTGCATTTAATTTCCAATAAACATATTTTCCTAGAGCCAAGAATGCTCTTAACAGATCGAATTCAAAGAGTCGATGAAATCCTAAATCGGATTTTTCTTTTGGGAAAAAATAATATCTCTACCAAGAAAAACTTATTACAGAGATTTGAAAATATTACGATTCACGCAAAATCAGTATTAAACGCAAAAGATAAACAATTTCAATTAGCACTTGGAAGAGTAGATAGTTTTTCCCCATTGGAAACGCTTACTCGTGGTTATTCAGTAGCAAGAAATAAAAAGAAAGAAGTCATAATCTCACCTACCCAAGTCAAGGTAGGGGAAGAGTTAGAGTTAATTCTCAAAGATCAAAAAACGATTAAAGTAGAAGTAAAGGAGAAATAG
- a CDS encoding AI-2E family transporter, with protein MSHGELKNSKYVLLVVLLGLFSIASAFAFLVYQSYFWAGIISLILYIGSRDYYLRLKNIIPERIRGVAPTLMILIVLITIVLPCFFVIRTLLDELISLLFVLKVNLSEERIVPTLMSINLITDYFTDTEFFWVQFPNMYREIVSSYGDILNIDSLYGILSNTTSLILGGIKIPLAIFVNICFSFMLLFFFYKDGHKLELFLMNNLPFSEEVEKQIGIRISEAVKAVLKGNILISLLQGFVAGMLLFFAGIPNPILYGSIASFFSLIPVIGTAVVWLPAGFYIGFFEESWIVAIIYMSLSFTSYMVLENLVKPNILDKKLNLHPFLLFLALLGGIQQFGIVGLVIGPIAVTLLVILWDFWMAYRRKEFRS; from the coding sequence GTGAGTCATGGCGAATTAAAAAATAGCAAGTATGTTTTACTTGTAGTCTTACTTGGACTCTTTTCAATTGCGAGTGCATTCGCTTTCTTGGTATATCAGTCTTATTTTTGGGCGGGGATTATTTCGCTTATCCTCTATATAGGATCAAGAGACTATTATTTAAGACTAAAAAATATTATACCGGAAAGAATTCGTGGAGTTGCACCAACTCTCATGATTTTAATTGTTCTAATCACCATTGTATTGCCTTGCTTTTTCGTGATTCGCACACTCTTAGATGAATTGATTTCTCTTTTATTTGTTTTAAAGGTAAACCTAAGTGAGGAAAGAATCGTTCCTACGCTAATGAGCATTAACCTCATCACAGATTATTTTACTGACACAGAATTTTTTTGGGTTCAATTCCCAAATATGTATCGAGAGATCGTTAGTTCCTATGGTGACATTCTCAATATAGATAGCCTCTATGGAATTCTAAGTAATACTACTTCTCTCATTTTAGGTGGAATCAAAATTCCACTCGCAATATTCGTAAATATTTGTTTTTCTTTTATGCTTTTATTTTTCTTCTATAAAGATGGTCATAAATTGGAACTTTTTCTAATGAACAATCTTCCTTTCTCGGAAGAAGTAGAAAAACAAATTGGAATAAGAATTTCCGAAGCAGTAAAAGCAGTTCTCAAGGGGAATATACTGATTTCCCTCTTGCAAGGATTCGTTGCCGGTATGCTTCTTTTCTTTGCTGGAATTCCTAATCCTATTCTTTATGGAAGCATCGCTTCCTTTTTTTCATTGATACCGGTAATTGGAACTGCTGTGGTCTGGCTTCCGGCTGGCTTTTACATTGGGTTCTTTGAAGAAAGCTGGATCGTTGCAATTATTTATATGAGTTTATCCTTTACCTCCTATATGGTTTTAGAAAATTTAGTGAAGCCAAATATCTTAGATAAGAAATTAAACTTACATCCATTTCTATTATTTCTCGCTCTTTTAGGCGGGATTCAACAATTCGGAATTGTCGGTCTAGTTATCGGACCAATTGCGGTTACTCTACTGGTTATCCTCTGGGATTTTTGGATGGCATATCGTAGAAAAGAATTCAGGTCATAA
- a CDS encoding alpha/beta hydrolase family protein, protein MISLLDTIYSKLANRDLFFQSGWGDKEGLYYLLANHPTEIHLRPVRDIELIWKSETKEKEFIIKEGSFESPFVFEYKLGRERKIIELPEEAKQAYVQMILPKNHNSNTPLAIHFAATGDEGFTRRRISMAIPLIQEGIGSVLLENPFYGSRRPKDQKGVVLKTFTEFLRMSRATTDEGIALLRYLRKEGYSNLGVTGISMGGYVAITAAARSELELAVAACIPSHSGSPVYIDGALSRACDWKSLQSDSPNKNDARHFMRLILDRADIRSFPKPKRPDAMIIVGAQNDGYIPNYSTKIIKNHLSESTIRWVSTGHVGSFLFCLGDFRKAVVDSFRLLGNSSQ, encoded by the coding sequence ATGATCAGCTTATTAGATACTATTTATTCAAAGCTTGCGAATCGAGACTTATTCTTTCAATCGGGTTGGGGAGACAAAGAGGGACTTTATTATTTATTAGCAAATCATCCAACAGAAATTCATCTTCGTCCCGTAAGAGACATTGAACTAATCTGGAAATCAGAAACAAAAGAAAAAGAATTTATCATTAAAGAAGGTAGTTTCGAGAGTCCATTTGTATTTGAATACAAACTAGGAAGAGAGCGCAAGATAATAGAATTACCCGAAGAGGCAAAACAGGCGTATGTGCAAATGATTCTTCCTAAAAATCATAATTCAAATACACCGCTGGCTATTCATTTTGCTGCTACAGGAGATGAAGGATTTACTCGAAGGCGGATAAGCATGGCTATCCCCCTGATCCAAGAAGGAATAGGTTCTGTTCTTCTGGAAAATCCTTTTTATGGAAGTCGCAGACCAAAAGACCAAAAAGGAGTTGTGTTAAAAACATTCACAGAGTTTCTTCGAATGTCACGCGCAACTACTGATGAAGGAATTGCCCTACTCCGCTATCTTCGTAAAGAAGGTTATTCTAATCTAGGAGTAACAGGAATTAGCATGGGCGGATACGTAGCAATTACCGCTGCTGCTAGATCAGAATTAGAATTGGCAGTTGCAGCTTGTATTCCAAGTCATTCTGGTTCTCCTGTTTATATTGATGGAGCACTCAGTCGAGCTTGTGATTGGAAAAGTCTTCAATCTGATTCTCCGAATAAAAATGATGCCAGACATTTTATGCGTTTAATTTTAGATCGTGCAGATATTCGCAGCTTTCCCAAACCCAAAAGACCAGATGCAATGATTATTGTAGGAGCGCAAAATGACGGTTATATTCCCAATTACTCTACAAAAATTATAAAGAATCATTTGTCTGAATCTACTATTCGTTGGGTTTCAACTGGTCACGTTGGATCCTTCTTATTTTGTCTTGGTGATTTTAGAAAAGCAGTCGTGGATTCATTTCGATTGCTTGGCAATTCTTCCCAATAA
- the fliN gene encoding flagellar motor switch protein FliN: MADGALSQEDIDALLGGGSFGGGESSSGGDSSDDPFAGMNLGGGDGPSSDAIAAALGPGFSQSPQTAKPTAGKMGGSMASSSSNLNLLMDVTMSLTVELGRTNMYIKDVLQLSEGAVVELDKNIGEELDLLANGKIIGRGKIIILDDYYGVQVTHIIDPMERLAMG, encoded by the coding sequence ATGGCAGATGGCGCCCTTTCACAAGAAGATATAGATGCCCTACTAGGTGGGGGAAGTTTTGGCGGTGGAGAATCATCGAGTGGTGGTGATTCTAGCGATGATCCCTTTGCAGGAATGAATCTAGGCGGAGGAGATGGACCTAGTTCAGATGCCATTGCCGCAGCCCTTGGTCCTGGGTTCTCACAGTCACCTCAAACAGCGAAGCCTACAGCCGGAAAGATGGGTGGCTCAATGGCTTCTTCTAGTTCTAATTTGAATCTTCTTATGGACGTTACCATGTCTCTCACAGTAGAGCTTGGAAGAACGAATATGTATATCAAAGATGTCTTACAACTTTCCGAAGGTGCAGTCGTTGAACTTGACAAAAATATTGGGGAAGAATTGGATTTACTAGCCAATGGAAAAATTATTGGACGCGGTAAAATCATCATTCTTGATGACTACTACGGAGTGCAAGTAACTCATATCATCGATCCAATGGAACGATTGGCAATGGGTTAA
- a CDS encoding ATP-binding protein — protein MDDKNKSTVIDFITAKEAILKELSALEAVSSGEIALPEIYPEKNEVKVEFLASSLAPEQIVECLQIIKNHIENIRIHTFEPGFYVFQALNENMFDSKSILDNIKFRFIVYNNQNKVEISKKGDFKREEIFVIISLFKYVTGSNSKKNANPKELLSRLGVTVFDPAEEALTGNIITFDHIAGYNNVKQEILESIVMPILSPNTFDEVSKLTRKFPSRNRPRAVLFEGDPGVGKTTMAKVVACLCKIPMVYVPIESILSKYYGESSQNLAYVFDAAALFPSALIFLDEIDSLAGSREEGIVEATRKLLSVLLRKLDGFEGKPRTLTLGATNRKQDLDRALLSRFDKSIYFPLPDTKERAAILENYAFHLNEENRFVISSLLDGYSGRNMKDFCDFVERKWASAIIERSLQASPPPFEVYQEAAEVIRKNR, from the coding sequence ATGGACGATAAAAATAAATCTACTGTTATTGATTTTATTACGGCAAAGGAAGCCATTTTAAAAGAGCTTTCCGCCTTAGAAGCAGTCTCTTCGGGAGAGATTGCTCTACCAGAGATTTACCCGGAAAAAAATGAAGTGAAAGTGGAGTTTTTAGCAAGTTCCCTCGCACCGGAGCAAATTGTAGAATGCCTCCAGATTATAAAAAACCATATCGAAAACATTCGCATTCATACCTTTGAGCCGGGCTTTTACGTTTTCCAAGCTCTAAACGAAAATATGTTCGATAGCAAGTCCATTCTAGACAATATCAAATTTAGATTCATCGTGTATAACAACCAGAACAAAGTAGAAATTTCCAAGAAAGGGGATTTCAAACGAGAAGAGATTTTTGTAATCATCTCTCTTTTTAAATATGTGACAGGGTCAAATTCTAAAAAGAATGCAAATCCAAAAGAGCTATTGTCTAGACTTGGGGTAACAGTCTTTGATCCAGCAGAGGAAGCGTTAACCGGCAACATTATCACCTTCGATCATATCGCGGGGTATAATAATGTGAAACAAGAAATTTTAGAATCCATTGTAATGCCAATCTTAAGTCCGAATACTTTCGATGAAGTCTCTAAGTTGACTCGAAAATTTCCATCTCGCAATAGACCTCGCGCCGTTCTATTCGAAGGAGATCCGGGAGTAGGAAAAACAACGATGGCAAAAGTTGTAGCCTGTCTTTGTAAAATTCCAATGGTATATGTTCCAATAGAATCCATTCTGAGTAAATACTACGGAGAGAGTTCACAAAACCTCGCTTATGTATTCGATGCGGCGGCACTTTTTCCAAGTGCGTTAATTTTCTTAGATGAAATTGATTCTCTAGCAGGAAGCAGAGAAGAAGGAATTGTGGAGGCTACTCGTAAGTTGCTTTCTGTTTTACTTCGTAAGCTAGATGGATTTGAAGGAAAGCCCCGCACACTAACGCTTGGTGCAACGAATCGTAAACAAGATTTAGACAGAGCACTCCTTTCTAGATTTGATAAATCAATTTACTTTCCATTGCCTGATACAAAAGAAAGAGCAGCGATTCTAGAAAATTATGCATTTCACTTGAATGAAGAAAATCGCTTTGTGATTTCAAGTCTATTAGATGGCTACTCGGGAAGAAATATGAAAGACTTCTGTGATTTTGTAGAGCGTAAATGGGCTTCTGCGATTATCGAAAGAAGCTTACAAGCATCACCCCCACCTTTTGAAGTATATCAGGAAGCCGCAGAGGTGATAAGGAAGAATAGATAG